In Aegilops tauschii subsp. strangulata cultivar AL8/78 chromosome 3, Aet v6.0, whole genome shotgun sequence, one genomic interval encodes:
- the LOC109757069 gene encoding NADPH-dependent diflavin oxidoreductase 1, with product MHRRPATPRKPPDAWAGRPSAAAARPSTSSPWTSSTLAACREKGLWSSSCPPPGRATPPDSMKGFWRYLLKKNLDAQWLQGFRYAMFGLGDSGYQYYNFAAIKLRKRLSQLGATKPIIGIGLGNDQDSSGYEKALGPWLLSLWKSLNRTNPSLLPRIPDIINPNLNNLGDAKVEVIYYSSDDTPQDSILPDSKKLIGRARSMHPALKFHNDGEPEYMLKMVTNQRLTKKDPERDVRHFELEDPSSAVHYQVGDALEILPSQNPSAVNAFIKRCNLDPDCYISIRAKGGDEVSKSSPVNGLMDRIKLKTFVALTMDVASASPGRYFYEIMSYFATAQHEKERLHCFATTEDEKERLQKKRLQKERLEEFASPEGRDGLYQYNHKEGRTVLEVLEEFPWVHMPFEWLVQLTPPLKKRAFSISSSPLAHPNQIHLTVSVVSWLATPFRRKHGLCSTWLAGLDPNEETLVPCWIHQGSLPPPDPSTPLVLIGPGTGCAPFRAFVEERAAQRAREPTAPILFFFGCRNKDDDFLYRDFWPHHAQNNGVLSPEEGGGFFAAFSRDQPEKVYVQHKIREQSARVLNMLCSGAAVYVAGSSTKMPADVRAAMEEVVREKGVDAGWLRKLERAGKYNIETWS from the exons ATGCATCGCAGACCGGCCACGCCGAGGAAGCCGCCGGACGCGTGGGCCGGGAGGCCGagcgcggcggctgcccggccgTCCACGTCCTCTCCATGGACATCTTCGACCCT AGCCGCTTGCCGGGAGAAAGGTTTGTGGTCTTCGTCGTGTCCACCGCCGGGCAGGGCGACCCCCCCGGACTCCATGAAG GGGTTCTGGAGATACCTTCTGAAGAAAAACCTTGATGCCCAGTGGCTGCAAGGGTTCCGTTACGCCATGTTTGGGCTCGGGGATTCAGGCTACCAGTACTACAAT TTTGCCGCAATTAAGCTCCGTAAAAGGCTTTCACAGCTTGGTGCAACAAAACCGATCATAGGGATAGGCTTGGGAAATGACCAAGACTCTTCAGG ATATGAAAAAGCTCTAGGTCCTTGGCTGCTGTCTTTGTGGAAATCACTGAATCGAACAAATCCGTCACTTTTACCAAGAATACCCGACATAATTAATCCTAATCTGAATAATTTGGGGGATGCAAAGGTCGAAGTCATATATTACTCTTCCGATGATACTCCACAAGACTCCATTCTTCCAG ACTCCAAGAAATTAATTGGGAGGGCGCGCTCAATGCACCCTGCTCTAAAGTTCCATAATGATGGAGAGCCAGAATACATGTTAAAGATG GTAACAAATCAGCGCTTGACTAAGAAGGATCCTGAGAGAGATGTGCGCCATTTTGAATTGGAAGACCCATCTTCT GCGGTCCATTATCAAGTCGGTGATGCTTTAGAAATTCTACCAAGTCAGAATCCGTCAGCTGTTAATGCTTTCATCAAACGCTGTAACTTGGATCCAGATTGCTACATATCG ATACGAGCAAAGGGAGGGGATGAAGTTTCCAAAAGTTCACCTGTGAATGGCTTGATGGATCGCATCAAGTTAAAGACCTTTGTTGCTTTGACAATGGATGTTGCATCAGCTTCCCCTGGGCGATATTTCTATGAG ATCATGAGCTATTTTGCAACAGCTCAACATGAAAAGGAAAGGCTTCATTGTTTTGCAACAACTGAAGATGAAAAGGAGAGGCTTCAGAAGAAAAGGCTTCAGAAGGAAAGGCTTGAGGAGTTTGCTTCTCCAGAAGGAAGAGATGGCCTTTACCAGTACAATCACAAGGAGGGTCGAACTGTTCTAGAA GTATTGGAGGAATTTCCCTGGGTGCACATGCCTTTTGAATGGTTGGTGCAATTGACACCACCATTGAAGAAAAGAGCATTTTCGATATCGTCATCCCCATTAGCACATCCAAACCAGATACACTTGACTGTTAGTGTTGTGTCATGGCTTGCTACTCCTTTCAGGAGAAAGCATGGTCTCTGCTCCACATGGCTGGCAGGACTCGATCCAAATGAAG AAACTCTTGTACCATGCTGGATACACCAAGGATCCCTGCCTCCTCCAGATCCGTCGACTCCTCTCGTTCTTATTGGACCAGGAACAGGATGCGCGCCATTCCGAGCATTTgtggaggagagggctgcgcagAGGGCAAGAGAACCTACAGCTCCGATCCTATTCTTCTTCGGCTGTAGAAACAAAGACGATGATTTTCTATACAGGGACTTTTGGCCACATCATGCCCAGAACAATGGAGTGCTGTCCCCGGAAGAGGGTGGCGGTTTCTTTGCCGCATTCTCTAGGGATCAGCCTGAAAAGGTGTATGTGCAACACAAGATCAGGGAGCAGAGTGCAAGGGTGCTGAACATGTTATGCTCTGGTGCCGCAGTATACGTCGCGGGGTCGTCTACCAAAATGCCTGCTGATGTTAGAGCTGCGATGGAAGAAGTTGTCCGCGAAAAGGGCGTCGACGCTGGATGGCTCAGGAAACTGGAAAGGGCTGGTAAATATAACATCGAAACTTGGTCATAA
- the LOC109757071 gene encoding sphingosine-1-phosphate lyase: protein MEAAAELAQRLRAAANERLAGQEPLLLVAAPLLALLAARAVHAAAADVADRGLRTVLITLAMATVKLVPGVSGYIAAEKSKVVEQLQSGSASAKKNLRTELPAVGDPDGVIGELQALKDKDVRWQGKCSGTVYIAGSESEGHFSLINKAYSMFSHTNPLHQDVFKSVAQLEAEVVAMTAALLGSKEKASGGQICGNMTSGGTESILLAVKTSRDYMQSKKGITKPEMIIAESAHSAYDKAAQYFNIKVRRVPVNKEFLADVKGFKRCINGNTIMMVGSAPGFPHGLIDPIEELGELASQYGICLHVDLCLGGFVLPFARKLGYPIPPFDFSVKGVTSISTDVHKYGLAPKGTSTVLYRNHEIRKHQFVAVTEWTGGLYISPTMAGSRPGGLVAGAWAAMMSLGLNGYLESTGKIMEVSKKIQKGIDDISGLFVIGKPDMTVVAFGSDAVDIFEVNDIMSSNGWHLNALQRPNSLHICVTLQHTAIYEEFLKDLEDSVNTVKANPGPISGGMAPIYGAAGKMPDRGTVKELLVEFMDSSC from the exons ATGGAGGCGGCCGCCGAGCTGGCGCAGCGCCTGCGGGCCGCGGCCAACGAGCGGCTGGCGGGGCAGGAGCCGCTCCTCCTCGTCGCCGCGCCGCTGCTCGCGCTCCTCGCCGCGCgcgccgtccacgccgccgccgccgacgtcgCCGACCGCGGCCTCCGCACCGTCCTCATCACCCTCGCCATGGCCACCGTCAA GTTGGTGCCGGGGGTGAGCGGGTACATCGCCGCCGAGAAGAGCAAG GTTGTTGAGCAGTTGCAGTCAGGCAGTGCATCCGCCAAGAAGAACCTGCGAACCGAGCTGCCCGCCGTCGGGGATCCCGACGGAGTCATAGGCGAGCTCCAGGCGCTCAAAGACAAGGATGTGAGATGGCAGGGCAAATGCTCCGGCACTGT TTATATCGCTGGGAGCGAGTCTGAAGGCCATTTTTCACTTATAAACAAGGCCTACTCTAT GTTTTCACACACAAATCCACTGCATCAGGATGTATTCAAGAGTGTGGCACAGTTAGAGGCTGAAGTAGTTGCAATGACAGCTGCTTTGCTTGGCAGCAAAGAAAAAGCGTCTGGTGGACAAATTTGTGGCAATATGACGTCAGGCGGAACTGAAAGCATATTGTTGGCCGTCAAAACATCACGCGATTATATGCAGTCAAAGAAGGGAATCACAAAGCCTGAAAT GATTATTGCTGAATCAGCTCATTCTGCCTATGACAAAGCTGCCCAATATTTCAATATTAAAGTGCGGCGTGTACCTGTGAATAAAGAATTTCTTGCAGATGTAAAAGGATTCAAACGGTGCATAAATGGAAACACCATAATG ATGGTTGGATCTGCACCAGGATTTCCCCATGGTTTAATTGACCCCATCGAG GAACTTGGGGAGTTGGCTTCACAATATGGCATTTGCTTGCATGTTGATCTATGCCTTGGTGGCTTTGTATTGCCTTTCGCCCGTAAGCTTGG GTATCCAATTCCTCCTTTTGATTTTTCTGTCAAAGGTGTTACGTCGATCTCAACAGATGTTCATAAGTATGGGCTAGCCCCAAAAGGCACCAGTACTGTCCTATACAGGAATCATGAAATTAGGAAG CACCAATTTGTTGCTG TGACTGAATGGACTGGTGGGCTCTATATTTCCCCTACTATGGCTGGAAGCAGGCCAGGTGGACTAGTCGCAGGAGCTTGGGCTGCGATGATGTCTCTTGGATTGAATG GTTATTTGGAAAGTACTGGGAAAATCATGGAAGTCTCAAAGAAGATACAAAAAGG AATTGATGATATCTCAGGTTTATTTGTGATTGGGAAGCCAGACATGACTGTCGTGGCCTTTGGGTCGGACGCGGTCGACATATTTGAGGTGAATGACATAATGTCATCAAACGGATGGCACCTCAATGCTCTTCAGAGACCCAACAG TCTGCACATCTGCGTGACGCTTCAACACACGGCTATCTATGAGGAATTCCTCAAGGACCTCGAGGATTCCGTGAACACA GTGAAAGCGAATCCAGGGCCTATCAGTGGGGGGATGGCTCCCATCTATGGCGCTGCTGGGAAGATGCCGGACAGAGGCACGGTCAAGGAGTTGCTTGTGGAGTTCATGGACAGCTCTTGCTAA